From a region of the Candidatus Aminicenantes bacterium genome:
- a CDS encoding osmotically inducible protein OsmC, with product MLMEMRIHFPGGKQVTAEYSGFSIATDQPVGSGGDGSAPAPFDLFLASLATCAGIYVLQFLRQRDLPTEGLELVQRHEWNQETGHLDRVMLTIHLPQGFPEHYRKAIIQAAGLCAVKKHLESPPAFQIESA from the coding sequence ATTCTCATGGAAATGCGCATTCACTTCCCCGGCGGCAAGCAGGTAACCGCCGAATACAGCGGATTCTCCATTGCCACGGATCAGCCCGTTGGTAGCGGAGGCGATGGATCCGCACCCGCGCCCTTTGACCTCTTCCTGGCTTCGCTGGCCACGTGCGCCGGTATCTACGTGCTGCAGTTTTTGCGACAGCGCGACCTGCCCACGGAAGGCCTGGAACTCGTGCAACGCCATGAATGGAACCAGGAGACCGGGCACCTGGATCGTGTGATGCTTACCATCCACCTGCCGCAAGGTTTCCCGGAACATTATCGTAAGGCCATTATCCAGGCGGCAGGCCTTTGTGCCGTGAAAAAACACCTGGAATCACCACCGGCATTTCAGATCGAAAGCGCCTGA
- a CDS encoding GIY-YIG nuclease family protein encodes MAGQGKSIQKKSLREKDIQGTKFRKNPSIGWSVYMLRCDGRCLYTGIASDVARRMAEHAAGSPRGARFTRGFTSLELVYKACLGERSLATRAEARIKQLSRRRKEELVRNRPTVTELLEMLGLAAEDES; translated from the coding sequence ATGGCGGGACAAGGGAAATCAATCCAGAAAAAATCATTACGGGAAAAAGATATCCAGGGGACAAAGTTTCGTAAAAATCCGTCTATTGGCTGGAGCGTATACATGCTGCGCTGTGACGGGCGTTGCCTGTACACCGGGATCGCCTCGGACGTCGCCCGGCGCATGGCGGAGCATGCCGCCGGCTCTCCCCGGGGCGCACGCTTCACTCGCGGCTTTACCAGCCTTGAGCTGGTTTATAAGGCCTGCCTGGGGGAACGTTCCCTGGCAACCCGGGCGGAAGCCCGCATCAAGCAGTTGTCCCGCAGGCGCAAAGAAGAGCTGGTACGGAACCGTCCAACGGTAACGGAGTTGCTGGAAATGCTGGGGCTTGCGGCTGAAGATGAATCGTGA